The Kaistella daneshvariae genomic sequence CGTTTTTTTTATGTTGAAGAATATAATTCATAATACGGAATTCTTTCTGCAAGAATTGATCGTCTAATTTTCCTGGATGGTAGCAATAGCTAAATTAAACCGGTGTGCTTCTGCAATTCCCATTACAAACACCACATCTTTATGTTTTGTGTTTTCGTCTGCACGAATGGTGAAAGAAGGATTTTCTTCACCTTTTAACGTATTCACCAAATATTGCTCCAGTTCGCCTTTTTCAATGGGTTTATCATTAACAAAATAGTTGCCATCTTCTTTGATCGTCACCACCGCCGGATCCTGTACGCTTGCGTTTGTAGTGTCTGCAGTCGGCAGTTTAACTTCAATGGAACTTTGGCTGATCGCAGAACTGGTAATCATAAAGAAAATCAACAACAGAAAGATAATATCCGTCATCGAAGCCATGCTGAACTCGGCGTTTACCCGGTTTCTTCTTTTTAACTCCATTATAAAGGCGTATTTAAGGTGTCCAGAAATTCATTCACATGGGTTTGAATTTTCAAAACCAAACGGTCCACATTGGTCACCAAAATATTATAGAAAAAATAGGCCGGAATACCGACAAATAAACCAACTGCCGTGGTTGCCATCGCGGTATAAATTCCGGAGGCCAAAAGTTTCGGGCTCACTGCGCCGGTAACATTTGAAATTTCGAAGAACGCCATGATCATACCGACAACCGTTCCCAAGAAGCCGAGCATCGGAGCAGCACCTGAAGCTGATGCTAAAATATTCAGGTTTTTTTCGAGTTTAGAAACTTCCAGTTGTCCCTGATTTTGCATTGCATTAGAAATATCAGAAATCGGTCTGCCGATTCGCGCCAGGCCTTTTTCAATCATCCGTGCTTCGGGAGAATCCAACGTTTTACAATAATCAATTGCTGTGGTGATTTTTCCTTCCTGCACGAAATCTTTAATGTTCTCTAAAAAGTTCGGCGTTTCTTTCGATGCTCTTTTGATGAAAAAATACCTTTCAAGGAAGATATAAAGTGCTAAAATTCCCAGTAAAAATATCGCAATCATAATGATATTTCCCAGCATGCCGCCGCCAAATAAAATTTCCCAAAGTGAAAAAACGTGCTTTTCTGTAGTGGTTGTGGTGATTGGTGTGGGAGTTTGTAAAAACATGAGTTTATTTTTGGTTAAAAATGGAACGACAAAATTACCGTAATATTACGGATTAGCAGGAAAAAATAGAAAACGGTCTGGAAATTAGGACTTAATCTTCATCCACAACAATTTCGTCCGGTTTGAAATTGCACTTCAGTTTAAAAGGAAGCGATTCTGAACTTCCGGTATAAAAATCATCGATGTTACCTTCCCAGAAAAGTTCCAGTATGCCTTCAGCATTATTTTGAAAGGAAAGTTTGGAATTTGAAATAAACGCATCCTCATCATCGAAAAGGTCTACCGCCGTGTAGGTTTCATCCTCGCTGTCTTCTACCGTCAGGCATTTGCCGTTTAATTCGCCGTCCGCTACAGGAAAATCTGAAATATTGAGCGCTATTTGCGGAAAATGATATTGCAGCGAATCGTCATCTACATGGTCCAAAGAATCGTCTGTAATAATTTCCACTTCCAAAAGATGTTCTGCGTTACTGTAAACGGCTTTGCAATAGGTGCTTTGGATGTCATATTTCAGGGTTTCATCCGGGTGGTAGATTTTCAAAATCCCTTTCATTGCTAAAGAAAAAATAGTGTTATTGTTGTAAAACTTAGTGAACAAAGATAAAAAATTGCACGATTGCGCAAAATATTTGAAGTTTTTTTTCATTTTGCGTTCCTCAGCGCATTTTATTATTCAGAACTTTACTCAAAAACATTAATTTAGCATAACAAAACCCATTTTAGATGAAAAATTCTTTTTACGTCATTTTCTTTTCTTTCATTTATTTATTCGCTGCTGTAGGCTGTAAAAAAACCGATTCACCTTTAACCAAAGTTACTCCGATCTCCATAGATTCTATTGCTGCAAATTATTATGAACAGTATTTGAAACTGTATCCTTTGGAAGCTACGGCACAAGGCGACCCACGGTATAATGATCAGTTGCCGAATAATATCGATAAAGATTTCATCTCAGGAGAAATTTCGTTTTACGCTTCAGTTCAAAACCAGCTTAAAAAAGTGGATTACGATGCGCTGAATGACAACGATAAGACTGTTTATGACGTTTTGGATTATACATTAAAGGATAAAATTGAACGCTACGCTTATCATCCGGAATATATTCCTTTTACGCAATTTGGCGGTCTGCCGTTGGATTTTCCGCTATTGGGAAGTGGTGAAGGAAATCAACCTTTTAAAACAGCAAAAGATTATGAAGACTGGTTGAGTAGAATGGAAAAATTTCCGGAATGGATGGAAACCGCCACAGAGAATTTCCGCCTCGGCATGAAAAACGGTGTTGTTTTGCCCAAAGCTTTGGTCGCAAAAATGATTGTACAGATGAATGCAGCGGAACTGACAGATCCATCGTTGGAAAAAAATATTTTTTTCGGACCCATCCGCAATTTTCCCAAGAAATTTTCAGCTGCTGAAAAAGAGAAATTTACAAAAGCTTACACCGATGTAATTACCAAGAAAATTATTCCGGCTTATTCCCAAATGGGAACTTTTTTAGAACAGGAATACCTTCCGAAAGCCAGAACTACAGACGGAATTAATGCTTTGCCTAAAGGAAATGAAATCTACGCCTATTACGTAAAAAGCTGGAGTACCACCGGCAAAACTCCCGAAGAAATCAACAAAATCGGTCTGGAGCAGGTTGCAATGCTGCGTGGTGAAATGGAAAAGGTGAAAAAGGAAGTAGGTTTTGAAGGTACTTTAGAAGAATTTATCACCTTCGTAAAAGCGGACCCAAAAGCGATGCCTTACAAGAGTGAAAAAGAAATTTTAGCTGCTTTTAATGGCATTTTAGAGAAAATAACCCCTAAGCTTGGCGCAATGTTCGGGGTGAGTCCAAAAACACCGTTTGAAATCCGGCAGACCGAAAAATTCCGTGAAGCTACGGCGAGCGCCGAATATATCCAGGGAACACCAGATGGTAAAAGACCTGGGATTTTCTATATCCCGATTCCGGATCCTACAAAATTTAATGTGACCTCCGGCATGGAATCTCTCTTTCTACACGAAGCAATTCCCGGACACCATTATCAAATTTCTCTTCAGCAGGAAAATCTGCAGCTGCCGAAATTTATGCGCTTCGGCTGGTTCGGCGCTTATGGCGAAGGTTGGGCGCACTATTGCGAAACCCTTGGGCCGGAGTTTGGTTTATATACCGACCCGTATCAAAAAATGGGTTACTTAAGCGACCAGATGCTGCGGGCGGTGCGTCTTGTTATCGACACCGGCTTGCACACCGGAACCATGAACAGGGAGGAAGCAATTAAATACTTTCTAAGCAATATTTCTTATGACGAGGCCAGTGCAACTGCGGAGGTAGAACGATATATGGCGATGCCGGGGCAGGCCGTCAGCTATAAAATAGGTTCGCTGAAAATCCGCGAATTGCGAAGTCTTTATGAAAAGCAGTTGGGCAGCAAATTCAGTCTCGCAAAATTTCACCAGGAGATTTTAAACCAAGGATGTCTGCCGCTGGATGTTCTGGACCGCAAAATGAGCTTGTGGGCGAAAAAACAGTGATAATGCAGCCAATTTTTTTCTTCTTTTTTCAACTAAAATGGTAATGCGCTTCATTTTATTCTCTTATAATTACCAATCTCTATATTATTTTAGAAAAAAGTAGACCACAAGTGCTTATGAATGGTTTTTTATTTGGCATTTGGAAATTATTTTAGCAATATATTAAATAAAGGCGTATTTTTACCGGTTATAAAACAATTTCTGTTTATGGAGGCCAACTTTCCTCATAATCATCTTTTAAAAGAACATGTCTTAGGAAATGTAATGCAGAAAACACCATTTGGTTTTTCGCTCGTCAATGAGGATTATATTTTCGAATACGCAAATGCTGCGTGGCTGGACATCGCTCAGAAAACCAGTGAAGAGGTTATCGGGAAAAATATGTTCGAACTTTTTCCTGAAACCGAAGACCAGCTTCTTTCCATTTTTGATAACGTAAAAAAAACCAAGCAGCCGTTTTACGCGCCCGAGCATAGTGTCAGACTAAAGCGTGGTGGCGTCATGCAGGATGTTTATTTCAATTTTGTATACCAGCCCATTTATAGCGATACAGGCGATTTGCAGTATTTTGCAACGGTTGTTGTAGAAGTCACTGATCTCGTAGGTATCCGAAGTAAAATCCGCGACGAAGAAGAAAGACTTCGCCTAGCAACAGAAAGTTCGCACACCGCCACCTGGGATTTAAATCTCAAAAATTCCGAAATCTTCCATTCACCATATTTAAATAAAATTTTCGGTTATGAAGAAGATGAAAAGCTGACTCATGCTAAATTGCTGAGTCATCTGGTGGATGAAGATCGGGTAAATATCGTAGAAAAAGCCTTTAAAAAAGCCCTTAAAACCGGCAAATATCAATACGAAGCCCGGATCATCGATAAAAATGGCGAGCTAAAATGGATTTTCACCAATGGTAAGATTTTCAATGACAGCAGCGGTGAACCAAGACGAATGGTAGGCGTGATGCAGAATATCACTTCAAGAAAAAATAATGAAATTCTGCTCGAAAAAAGTCATCACCAGTTAAATACCGCTCTGGAGGCGACCAAACTTGGCCGCTTTGATATGGATTATGAGACGCAACGGAAATATAATTTTTCACCGCGCTCATTGGCGATTTTGGGCTATGACCCGGAAACAGAAACCATTCCTTCAAATGTTTTTGAAAAACACATTCACCCGGACTTTGCGGCGGCTCGCAGCGAAGCTTTAAAAAGGGCCAAAGAAACCGGCGATCTTTTTTACCAGTGTAAAATTATCCTGAGAAGCGGCGAAGTAAAATGGATTGAAATTTACGGGCGCTTAATGAAAAATTTAGGTGAACCCAGACCTTACATTTCAGGAACGATCCGCGATATTACGACCTTAAAAGAATATGAAAAAAACATTAAAGAAAGCGAGGAAAAATACCGCTTTTTAGCCGACGCAATTCCACAAATTGTGTGGCTTGCCGAAAGTAATGGAAGTTTGACCTACTTCAACCAGGCGACTATGGATTATTCCGGTCTCAATTATAAAAAAATGTTGGAAGTCGATGGCTGGCTGGACCTGATTCACCCCGTGGAGCGGTGGGAAAATAAACGCCGATGGTTACAAAGTGTTTCCCAAAAAATACCGTATTTCAACGAACACCGTTTCCGCAATAAAAATGGAGAATACCGCTGGTTTTTGAGCCGTGCAATTCCACATTTTGACGAATACGGCAATGTCGACAAATGGGTAGGCACCAGTACCGACATCGATGACATGAAAAAACAGGATCAGCACAAAAGCGATTTTATTAAAATTGCCAACCACGAGCTGAAAACGCCTGTAACAACGATAAAAGGTTATGTGCAGCTGCTGAAGAAGATGCGTGGAGATTCC encodes the following:
- a CDS encoding MotA/TolQ/ExbB proton channel family protein codes for the protein MFLQTPTPITTTTTEKHVFSLWEILFGGGMLGNIIMIAIFLLGILALYIFLERYFFIKRASKETPNFLENIKDFVQEGKITTAIDYCKTLDSPEARMIEKGLARIGRPISDISNAMQNQGQLEVSKLEKNLNILASASGAAPMLGFLGTVVGMIMAFFEISNVTGAVSPKLLASGIYTAMATTAVGLFVGIPAYFFYNILVTNVDRLVLKIQTHVNEFLDTLNTPL
- a CDS encoding ExbD/TolR family protein; protein product: MELKRRNRVNAEFSMASMTDIIFLLLIFFMITSSAISQSSIEVKLPTADTTNASVQDPAVVTIKEDGNYFVNDKPIEKGELEQYLVNTLKGEENPSFTIRADENTKHKDVVFVMGIAEAHRFNLAIATIQEN
- a CDS encoding DUF885 domain-containing protein; the protein is MKNSFYVIFFSFIYLFAAVGCKKTDSPLTKVTPISIDSIAANYYEQYLKLYPLEATAQGDPRYNDQLPNNIDKDFISGEISFYASVQNQLKKVDYDALNDNDKTVYDVLDYTLKDKIERYAYHPEYIPFTQFGGLPLDFPLLGSGEGNQPFKTAKDYEDWLSRMEKFPEWMETATENFRLGMKNGVVLPKALVAKMIVQMNAAELTDPSLEKNIFFGPIRNFPKKFSAAEKEKFTKAYTDVITKKIIPAYSQMGTFLEQEYLPKARTTDGINALPKGNEIYAYYVKSWSTTGKTPEEINKIGLEQVAMLRGEMEKVKKEVGFEGTLEEFITFVKADPKAMPYKSEKEILAAFNGILEKITPKLGAMFGVSPKTPFEIRQTEKFREATASAEYIQGTPDGKRPGIFYIPIPDPTKFNVTSGMESLFLHEAIPGHHYQISLQQENLQLPKFMRFGWFGAYGEGWAHYCETLGPEFGLYTDPYQKMGYLSDQMLRAVRLVIDTGLHTGTMNREEAIKYFLSNISYDEASATAEVERYMAMPGQAVSYKIGSLKIRELRSLYEKQLGSKFSLAKFHQEILNQGCLPLDVLDRKMSLWAKKQ
- a CDS encoding PAS domain S-box protein produces the protein MEANFPHNHLLKEHVLGNVMQKTPFGFSLVNEDYIFEYANAAWLDIAQKTSEEVIGKNMFELFPETEDQLLSIFDNVKKTKQPFYAPEHSVRLKRGGVMQDVYFNFVYQPIYSDTGDLQYFATVVVEVTDLVGIRSKIRDEEERLRLATESSHTATWDLNLKNSEIFHSPYLNKIFGYEEDEKLTHAKLLSHLVDEDRVNIVEKAFKKALKTGKYQYEARIIDKNGELKWIFTNGKIFNDSSGEPRRMVGVMQNITSRKNNEILLEKSHHQLNTALEATKLGRFDMDYETQRKYNFSPRSLAILGYDPETETIPSNVFEKHIHPDFAAARSEALKRAKETGDLFYQCKIILRSGEVKWIEIYGRLMKNLGEPRPYISGTIRDITTLKEYEKNIKESEEKYRFLADAIPQIVWLAESNGSLTYFNQATMDYSGLNYKKMLEVDGWLDLIHPVERWENKRRWLQSVSQKIPYFNEHRFRNKNGEYRWFLSRAIPHFDEYGNVDKWVGTSTDIDDMKKQDQHKSDFIKIANHELKTPVTTIKGYVQLLKKMRGDSEDKFLVNTLNTIENQINKLNGLMGDLLDISRIESGQLPLHKNVFSLVKLVTETIEDIKAAHHTHKINFELQHISDIEVLADKHRINQVLNNLLTNAIKYSPSATKVDVELLVENNYAVVSVRDYGIGMDAEELTKIFERFYRVSGKDEVTFPGFGIGLFIVKDIMDRHNGKIWVESEKNKGSKFCFALPLKENF